AATTAGATGATAAACCGGATGATGCATTTTTAGAAAACGTGAAACAAGAGTGTGAACCATACTGCAGTTATGCAGCGTTATATTTATGGAAAAGTATAGAGTAGAGGTGTAATAATGATACAAAAACAACAAGAGAGTAAGTTGGAAGTTGGTCAAACGTTTCCTGTGACAATTAAACGTCTTGGGATTAACGGAGAAGGCGTTGGTTATTTTAAGAGACAAGTTGTATTCATTCCAGGGGCATTACCAGGAGAAGAAGTTGTTGCTGAAGCAACGAAAATTCAGCGTGGCTTCGCTGAAGCAAAAGTGAAAAAAGTTCGTAAATCGTCACCACATCGTGTGAAAGCACCGTGCTCAGTATATGAGGAATGTGGTGGCTGTCAATTGCAACATTTAGATTATAAAGAACAATTAAATCAAAAGCGTGATATCGTTGTACAAGCATTCGAGAAGTATATGAATAACAGTCTAGAAGAGAAAATTCGTCCAACGCTTGGAATGGAAAATCCATGGCATTATCGTAATAAAAGTCAATTACAAGTGGGACGTAAAGATGAAAAGGTTATTACAGGATTATATAAACAAAACTCACATCAGTTAATTGATATTTCTCATTGTATGATTCAACATAAAGCAACGAATGAAGCGACAAAAGTCGTAAGACGTATATTAGAAAAATTAAATGTTTCTATTTACAATGAGAAAAAACAAAAAGGTTTAGTACGTACAATTGTGACACGTACTGCAGTTCAAACAGGGGAAGTACAAGTCACACTTATTACAACAAAAGAAGAATTACCAAATAAAGAGCAGTTTATCACAGAAGTACAAAAGCAGATGCCAAGTGTGAAATCAATTATGCAAAACGTGAACTGGCGTAAAACATCTGTTATTTTCGGTGATAAAACATTTAAATTAGCTGGAAAAGACGTAATTCAAGAAACACTTGGTGATTTATCATTTGAATTATCAGCGCGTGCATTCTTCCAGTTGAATCCAGAACAGACGGTTGTTTTATACGATGAAGCGAAAAAAGCAGCTGCTTTAACAGGCAATGAGAAAATTGTAGATGCTTATTGTGGTGTTGGTACGATTGGACTTTGGCTTGCGAATGATGCAGCGGAAGTACGTGGTATGGATGTAATTCCAGAAGCGATTGAAGATGCAAAGAAAAATGCAAAACGCCACGGATTTACAAACACAAAATATGAAGCTGGAAAAGCGGAACAATGGTTACCAAAGTGGGTAAAAGAAGGCTGGCGTCC
This genomic interval from Bacillus cereus contains the following:
- the rlmD gene encoding 23S rRNA (uracil(1939)-C(5))-methyltransferase RlmD, whose protein sequence is MIQKQQESKLEVGQTFPVTIKRLGINGEGVGYFKRQVVFIPGALPGEEVVAEATKIQRGFAEAKVKKVRKSSPHRVKAPCSVYEECGGCQLQHLDYKEQLNQKRDIVVQAFEKYMNNSLEEKIRPTLGMENPWHYRNKSQLQVGRKDEKVITGLYKQNSHQLIDISHCMIQHKATNEATKVVRRILEKLNVSIYNEKKQKGLVRTIVTRTAVQTGEVQVTLITTKEELPNKEQFITEVQKQMPSVKSIMQNVNWRKTSVIFGDKTFKLAGKDVIQETLGDLSFELSARAFFQLNPEQTVVLYDEAKKAAALTGNEKIVDAYCGVGTIGLWLANDAAEVRGMDVIPEAIEDAKKNAKRHGFTNTKYEAGKAEQWLPKWVKEGWRPDVIVVDPPRTGCDDKLLETILKVKPKQVVYVSCNPSSLARDVNALMQSYEVEYVQPVDMFPHTAHVENVVKLVRK